GATTGAGTAATTATAGGCCCTGTTGCCAAGTTTGGGATTTTTGTGGTGATGAGACTCTTTTAAAACCCAGCTGGCTgactctcagtttcctctttgggGACTGTTTACTGACACATTTATTTACCAGTGCCAGAAATCTTGTCAAGTCATACTCTGAATCCCTAAGTCTGCTAAAGGGCACTGCCAGGGCTGGGATTTACCGTGGCTTGGCACAGTCTCTGTGAGCTGGGTGGTAAGGCTGGAGCCCTGAAATGCACCCGCACACCACCAGGCAACAGGCAGGTGCACTTCATGGTGAAGATGTCAGCACATCTGTTTAGTCCTCATTTCTCTGGCTTCTCTTAAATATCCCTATTCCAGTAGCCAGggaatcacaatttttaaaatagtcttcTAGCTCTAGAAGTGGCAGTGAATATGGCTGTGAGAGCAGCTATAAGGTTCTTCATTATATCTTCAGACAGCAAggacttactttaaaaaattacctgTGTCCTGTTGTTTTctaccaattttttaaaatggctacCTATAATTAGACTGTCTCTTTCTCATAACAATTTATTAAATGCCTCAAAGAGTAGACAACACACTAATTTCCTGACATTTTGCCACCAAGCCCCCTAAAGCTCCATTTTATTTTAGAGGTACATGGATTACATCTCAAGATACGACAGATGATACTGCACAAGAACCACCAGCTTCCAAACCCAGGATGGAGGATCCTTGTGCCTCTTTACCTTACATTCTCTCAGCTGATTCCATACTTTGGGATCTAATTTGCAAGATCTTACTCCCATTACTGATTTCAGAGATAATTAAGACTCTCTTGGTTGGAAATAACCAATGCTAGTAAGTTAAGCAGTAAGGTCAACTGACTGGCAGGACAGTTGAGTCTCATGGAACCCAAGGACAGGAATGTAGCTGGATCCAGGGATTTAAACACAATTAGGaatgtctccattttttctttctcctccagatGTGCTCAATTCACTTCTTTGTCTCCCCCTCTGCTTCTCCAAAAGATACAAGTTTTACGTGTTACAGGTCTAAACACCATGTTGCAAAGCCCATCTTTCAGTTTCTTGGACCAAAATCCCTGGTGTCCCCTTGCctgctctttttccctctctcctctggTCCATCAGAAAATCCTGTTGGCCCTGCCTTCAACATAAATCCATAAATTGATCATTTCTTACCACCCTCACTGAGGTATATGCAACCATTCACTTCTTGCCTAGATTATAGCACTAATTTTAATTGGTCTTTATGCTTCTGTCTTTGAGCCCCTGCTGTCTATTCCCAACACAGCAGCCAAAAAGTTCCTGTAAAGAGTATGgccctcctctgctcaaaaccctccaattgCTTCTCTTTATACAGAATAAGACAAAGTTTTCCAAGCCTTACATGGTCATGCTTGCAACCCGTTCTCTCTGACTTTGTCTTTCACTGCTCACCCTGTTTGCTCCTCACCGGGCACCTTGCATTCCTTTAGTGGCTAATCTCACTGCTCTCGGGACCTTGGCATTGGCTCTGCCTCAAATGTTCATCCCCCAGATACCTGCACGGCTCAACTCCCTCACTCCCTATGGATCCTTAGAAGTCACCTCAATGAATCTCCTTGGTCAACCCACCAGCACCACTGATGTTTCCTAGCCTCCTTCCCTTCTGAATTTGttctccatagcatttatcactatCTGATATCCTAAGGATTTACTTACTTATTGTCTGCCTCTTCCTCTAGAATTTAAGTGCCCCAGAATTGAGATTTTAGTCTTTCGTACACTACTATATCCCCAGACCTGAAATAATATCCAGTACttgataaatttttttcttgaatggaTTAAATGACCTGGAGAAAGACTGAGCTTCCCCACCCCCTCtcgctttctttccctttccaaaaCAAAATAGTTGGTGACAACAAAGAGTTGCTGGCAGCCTCATCGAACAGTGAGGGGCAGGTCAGAAGAGGAGGACCCTATAGCAGCTTGAAGTTGGCTGGCAGAGAAGGGGCTCCCAGAGCTCAGACCAGCCTACGTCTCGGAGCATCAGGAGAACGGTTCCTAACGGGCTCTCCAGTTAAACCAGAAGCCTTCCTTGGAAGCTGTGGTAATTATTATTATGGCTTCCATTTCCTGAGCACTGTACCCCGTGCTTCCCATATAGGACAATTCTAAATAAACCTAGAGATTCACTGCAGCTTGGTTTCTCAGTAGGATCATAGGAAGTTCAGAATACACAGTTTCAGAGCCAAAAGTTACTTCAGAACAACTCAAGAATTTATTATAATTCTTTGCTACTCTTAGGGGGATTCCTAGTCCATAGCAACTCTCCGTAAGTATCTTTTGTATCCCATTGGCTCTCCTCTCCACAGCTTGCAATCTGAAATCTCCCCAAGCTCCTCTCCTGGAGCCTTACTAGGGCCCCTTGTCCTCTCCCACCCACCTTTCTTTTGATTCTCCAAAGTCCAAAAGGTCTAGGAAGGGAGAGAGCGAGCTGGCAGCATCCATCCATTACTAAGACTGTGTCCCAGCACATGTGTGACTTATCCCATGGTGTAGGAGGTTACTCACTTTGGAAAGGAGGGACATGCAGCCCAGGGAGTTTGTCAGTTGCCGGGAAGCTGGCTCAGGCCAGTCTCCACTCAGCCTGCTACAGGGGACTGGAGTCAGGATCCCATACCACTGCTTCCCCTCAGCTGTCCCGGACAGTGACCAGCCTGTGGAGCCAGCAGCCTCACTCCTGGAGCCCCCAGCAGGTGCAGCTCCTGCAGAATGTCCAACCAGGATTTGAAGTAagctggggctgggaggaggggctgctgtGGCAACTGCACATCACTCGGCTTCTCCGGAGCCCTGAAGTGCAAGCTGAGTCCTGGGGAGGGAGTTGGCAAGGCCCAATTGCCCCAAATGGAGATCTATATATTTGTAATAGTTGAAAATGCATCTTCTTAGATGACAAAATTTAAATCACAGTTCTGTTTGTTGTCCCAGATTTTCTTGCTTGCTTATCAAAAGTCATTTGTGGGCATACATGCCTTACCTACTCTTACCCTTCTGGGTAATCTATCTCCAAGTAGTTTGCTTTCAGGTGGCCTCTGGCCTGAAAGATATGTAAACTTGCTAGGTTCTAAGAGTCTGAGAAAGTTTTTGTTCTATTTTCAGTCTTCCAGAAATCCTTTACTTAACCATAATGAGGGCGGCCACAGTATCTAAAACAATACGTTTCTTTTGGCTAAAGTGAAGTGATCTCAGTACCTTCCTCCAGGTTAGCTCATGCTGATTGGAGGCCcttattttcagaaatgtgtGTGCATTTGCCTACTTAATCCCCACAAAACCCTTTGAGGTCAGTCTTATCGAGGGCTCCCAGAGTGAGGCAGCCTGCTCAGGAGACAGCAAGTAAGCAGCActgccaggattcaaactcagtcTGCCTGCCTGTAAGCCCAGAACAAAAATGCAGTGTGTTTGGAAACCCTTCACACGTGGCTTCAAGGTGGGGAAAAGCCAGCCCAGGTCCCCCAGGGGGCAGAGTTGCACAGGGCCCTTCCCAGAAGCCCTTGCAGCCCTGTGGCTCTGCACATTTCCCATAGGGCACAATGCCTCAGCAAAGGTAAGTGCAGTTCTCCTGAAGGAGGTAGGTTAGGGGCTCCAGTCCCCCACCCCAAGACTGTCTCTGCAACTGGAGCCTGGGTTGGGGAGGtaggcctggcctggcctggccatGGGGGCTGCTGGGATTGGGGTTGGAGGCCCAGGAGAGGGGTTCCTGGACACTTGGGGAGGGCTCCATTCCTACCCTTTGTCTGCTCCGCTCCCGCTCCTACCCCCAGGGCCAGCCCTCTGCGCCCTGTGACtgttccccctccctcctcctcagtGTCACAGTGAAGCTCATCAATGGAGGTGTGGCAGGGCTCGTGGGGGTGACCTGTGTGTTCCCCATCGACTTGGCCAAGACACGACTGCAGAACCAGCTTGGGAAAGATATCTACAAAGGAATGTAGGTattgaggggctgggggcagggaaaATGGGGCTCCCACAGGAGAGATATGGGGCCTCACTCCTTTGTAGTATCTTTGGGGACTGTGTGAATGAGGGTGTGTAGGAGGTGGGGGTACCAGTCAATGTGACTCTGCTCAGCTGGATTAGGGCACAGGGAGAAGGCCAGGAGCAGCCTCCTATTCCCCACTAAAtcctttcctggcttctgctCCTAGGATAGATTGCCTAATGAAGACGGCCCGAGCAGAGGGCTTCTTTGGCATGTACCGAGGTGAGCTCACCAGGCTTCCCAGGGGTCCTGCCTTGGGCAAGTGAGAACTGTGAAATAGTGCAGGGTATCTGACTTTGTAAGATTATAGAACTTTGGGGGTTGCTTCTTCCCAGGGAACTCTTGGGTTGGGGCTTGGGGCCACCAGGTGATCCTGGGGTGCATTTGTTTTCACTAGCCCTCgtcccaggcccagccccaccACTGCCTCACTGTGTGATGTTAAAAGCAGGTTGccatttcagtggctaagagatttcaaagagtcgagaggctgtcctggaggttactcctgtgcaaacttcagccagatatgccaaatggccacggTATGAGAAGcctaagtcaacagtagtcctaaaaaccctaaagaatacccgatccctatctgagactccataaacGTTTCACTCAGTttgttcttcagaaacttaaatcctctagagAGCTCCTAAGCCAGCTAAGtcacaaaacccagaggcaatagccccttcaagaacatcaactggaTGCATTCCCTTTTCtgataatgttgacaccccttttcaacatgaacaggttagagtggtcactgcctagacatccctgaagatcaggaaagtgattaaactagaggaaagggtagcaacagacaagatggaatttaacaaaggattatgaatactgaatctctctataattttctttttcttagttgctagggtattagaatagctagaaggaaagaactgaaatgttgGAACCATAACCCattagcattctttgaaatttgccctatagcaacttgttaaattgtacatggaaaattatcacttctatgtatatatgttatattccacaataaaaagtatgattttaaaaaggcacctacctaaaaaaaaaaaaaaaaagattaccaaattttatgattccacttatatgaaatagttagaataaggaaactcacagagacaaaaagtagatcagAGGTTAATGTGGGGAGGGGGAATTATGGCTTAATggattcagagtttctgtttggggtgataaaaaaaggtttgtaatggatggtggtgatggcacaacattgtaaatataactaatgccactgaatgatatatttaaaaatggttaaaatggcaaattttgttatatatattaatccaattaaaggaaaagaaacaagggACCCCCAATATGTCACTCTCCTCTTtcctcccatttccctcctccctctgcctctctccacGGCTGTCAGGGGTCCGGCTACTTGCAGCCGTGGAGGGAAAGAGGCTGAAAGTCTCAGAGTGGGAAGGGCTTTGAGTCCCTTGAAAAGAGTCAGGAAGTAGCTCTTCCCTGACCCACCGCTATCCCCTCCAGGGCCACACAGCTGTGATTATGCCTTGGGACATGGCTCCAAAAGTGGCATTGCAAGGAGCTGATCTGCTAGTACcccagaagaataaaataaaaacctctcTGAGCCACTCTATGCCAATGGAGCTGAGCTAGAGCAGTGCAGAGTCATTGAAACCCAATGCCTGTCCCCCAGGGGCTTATTACTGGGACATAACATTGGGAATTGCTCATTTATCATCGAAGGTGGACAGCGCTggcaaggacaaaaataaaatgacttccTGACAATGGGGCTAATGAgcccagaaaggaaaaagtacTTCAAATAGAGGAAAacgaagtgggggaaggggtgctAAGCaggaagatgaaaagaaaatgtatgtcTCAATAAAATAGGCTAGAGCAGCTCTCCTTGACCTCCAGAGCCCACCCAGCTGGGCTGGGAGCTGGCTGTTGATGTTGGCATCCTTCTGGGTCAGACTTacctcctcctcttctgtttccCTTTCCAGGGGCTGCAGTGAACCTGACCCTGGTCACTCCGGAGAAAGCCATCAAGCTGGCAGCCAATGACTTCTTCCGGCAGCTGCTCATGGAGGATGGGTAttggctgggtggggctgggggcctcACTGTCGGTGCTTTGGGGGAAGTGGTGGAGGAGAATTGCAAATGTGCCTCAATTTACCTGCAGCTCGTTTGTTAGTATGTGCACACATATAGCTGAGGGTTAATATGTGTTTTCACAGGTGGAAATTGAACAAGCTCATGTAAATTGGAAGTTCTATATAGATATATGGATTAAGAATATATAGAACACACAGAAtctgtgcacatgtgcatgtgtttgtatTCATCAGCCACAAACACTTTACAGTTCTCTCGTGCTTCCCATTACCCTAGTGTTATTGCTTAAGGGATCAGAAAATTAAAGACCCACAATGGGTAGTTTCCCTGTTACTGGTTCCAACTTCTATGCAGGTGTGACCTCCCTAGCTGCCTCTGTTTTAAATTTAGTCCCTTCTCTCTAAGGAGACCAAGCCTGAGGGTCAGGTGATGACTAATCCAGCTGGGTGAGTGGCAGCTGACAGGGACAGGGCTAAATACCATCCATGGAAATTTGCACTCCTGAGGAGGGTAGATGGCCAAGCCAGGCAGCAGGGCCAGTGTGACTGAAGGAGCCTGGCCCCTGGTTCCACAGGATGCAGCGGAATCTGAAGATGGAGATGCTAGCTGGATGTGGAGCAGGAATGTGCCAGGTGGTGGTTACCTGTCCCATGGAAATGCTCAAGATTCAGCTGCAGGATGCTGGACGCTTGGGTGAGGCCTGTCCCTGATCCCACGTGGGATGGATAAAGGGCTGCGGTCAGAATAGATTGCCCCACAGACCTGCCCACATTTGCTAGCCTGTATGATCCTGTCAGCTTTCTAGGTCATTGGAAGTctttattttatgattattatCTTAGGATTTTATGATAGATTTCAATACTTCTAGTGCTAGAAAAAATAGCATTACTGAAAATCCTGCTTCAAGAGTGACAGAGAACTCTTACATCTAATATCTCTATCATATTGCCTGGACATTTAGGCTTGATTTAAGATTTTAAGAAATGCTAGGACTTGCTCACTAACATTTCAGTCAGTAGGTTCTTTATGCCGTAGAAGCCAGCCTTCAGTGGGGGAGAGAAGCACTCCTATGGGTTTTCCTGGAAGGGGATCTTGACCTCTCCTGACTTATATGGCTAGACAGCAGTGTGCCCAGTAAACGTGGTGCCTTTGTGCCAGGATTCAACCAGATTTGAAGGTGGGATCCGACCAACCTGAAGCAAACGAAACTGTAGAAAGAATAACGTTCAGGGACTGGAAAGTACCACCATCCCTCCACCCCTCAATGTGTTTtgatctgcaaagagtgaaaaaaaCCTGTACTGTTTAGTTCTTCGACCTGGCTGAGAAGTTTTAGAACTCTTAAAGCATTTAAAAGGAAGTGAGAGAGAGTCAATGGATGAATTATGTGCATTTAAAGATGACAATGGGGAAATAATGTTCATATTGGTTAACTAACTTCTCAAAGCTTATTGTTTGAGGTCTGCACTTAGATTACAACCCTAGGAAAATATGTGCGGTAATGAGATTTCTGGAGTGAAATGTTGACCTGCTGATACCAAATAAACTTGGGAAATGAAATTGCTTCCTTTTAGCAAGTATTTGTAATCCAGGCAAAGCTTCTCAAACactgaaatttaagaaaatacttaTTCACATTCACACAATTTCAGTGCATTGAATCTTCTGGTCATTCAACCACATTTGAAATGTTGGATTTAATATGCTCAGGATAAAATAATCCTATTCTGCTTGTCAGATGTTGAACTCCTCAGATGGATGGGCTCTGAATTCTTCAATTAAAATGGGTTGACATCTAAAGAATCAAGTTTTATAttatgggggatgggggtggggcagggaagaATGTGTTCACGTAATTTTGGAGCATTAGAGAGAAGAGGCACCCCTGAAAGACTGAAGGAGTTTTTGGACAGACAAAAGGAATTTGCCACTTAACACATTAGGGAGATGTATGGGATTCCCATGTCCCAAAGTGATTATAGGATGCAACTATCCACGTAGGCTCAGAGATGGTTTAGATATGAACGATCAGTCAAAAGCTCAATTTTAATGGGAGGATAAGGAATTTGGGGGGTACTGCCACAACTTCCTGTCATACAAGCAGGGCATCCCATTTGTTTGTGAAGCATCCTGTGCAGCTACCACGCCAATAGAATCCTGGAACAGTTGGTCCATTTGTCTAACTCAGTAAGGACTCCTGTTCTTACACAGGGACCACTCATTAGAAGAGACAGACCTTAGAAAGAGTTCTTCAGAGCCaaagattaatattttaaaattagggcAAGCTTCAGACTCCTAGATGGGTGTCAGCCTTGCCTCTGATGGTCCCGGGGATAGGCACTGGGAGCGTACTTTTGGGAAAGTGTTTTGCCAGCTCCCTTTGGGGCTAGATTGTGATGAGGAATCTATCCTTTCCCTTTCAGCCACCCATCCCCAAGGTTCAGCCGCAGCACCTTCCTCCTCCAGGTCCTACTCCAGTGGTCCGGCCCCCACCCACAAGTGCACGTCTGCCACCATCATTGCCTGGGAGCTGCTGCGCACCCAGGGCCTGCCTGGCCTCTACAAGGGGCTGGGTGCCACCCTCCTCAGGTGAGGCTCTTTTTCTGAACCAAGACCCAGCCAGTCCTGGTTTCCCGGGGCCTGAGTACACAGGGAGAAGGAACAGAAGGCCAGAAGGATTGCTGTCCCATTCCAAACCCAGCACAGCAAACCATTTCCTTGCTTCATATCATTTATAATTAATGGATATGCCCCTTTTTATACCCCGTTTTTGTCTTGCTGTTTGGCTCTTGAGCTACCAAGTTCTTGGACAAAATCCTCAGAAGGGTCCCAGACCTGCGGCTAGATTCCTCCTCTCTCCTAGGCAATAGATAAATGAACTTCACTTTCCTACCTATCCCCACCCAGCATTTTTAGCTCATAGCTCTTCAGCAGCCACTTGCTCACCTTATAGCTTTGACCTTAGCCGGTCTATCCTAAAAGGTTCCCAGTCTTTGAACCTCCATTTGGCTCCTTAAGAGGCTGTAGGTGCTGGTGGCACAGAGCAATGGGACAAGGCAAATCCATTCCTCTTATTGCTGTCCAGTCTGTATTATGACGAGGTGCCAGAGGAGGACCAGGTAGTTGTGGCTTGTCTTTGACTATCAGACTTGCCCCATAGCTCAGGGGAAGGGCTTGTTGTACGACCTCAGGTGGAAGCCCCACAGCAGCATGGAGCtcagtgtttctttttcctttcctgcagAGATATCCCCTTCTCCATCATCTACTTCCCATTGTTTGCCAACCTTAACAACCTTGGGTTCAACGAGCTCACTGGGAAGGCTTCCTTTGCTCATTCCTTCGTGTCAGGCTGTGCTGCAGGTTCCGTAGCTGCCGCTGCAGTCACACCTCTGGACGGTAAGTGCATGGGAGATAGGAGGGGTAGCTACCTGGCGTTCAGGGATTGACTGCGTTTTCAAATCAGGCATTTGTGTAGTTGTTTATGGGATAAGCAGTACTTTTGCACTTTTAGGATAGAGATGAACAGCCCCAATCCTGAAAATCCTCTTGGGTCTCAACAGACCACTAGCATTCACTCACCAAAGGTCCCTATGGAAAGTGGGGCCAAGAACAGCTTCACTCTATTTCTTATCACTGACAAATTCCCTCACCTTCATTAGCTTTTTGACCCAGGTAGAGGTGTGAGCATCAGCTATAAATGATTGCTAGCATTTTGAAATCTGAGGCTAAGGGCAGGAGCTAAACCAAGTTTAGGGAGGACAAGGCTTCTCCTATCTTTGGGGTTGCACCCAGTTCCTCTAACACTCAGTGCAGTCTGGGGGTAGACTTCTGTTCCCGGATCAGCTCCTGTGGTCTCTAATTCTCTCATTTACAAAGGAGGCCCAAAGAGGGGAAGATTTTCTATTACAGATACTCAGTTTCACTTATGTTAGTTCTAAAAGGAAACCCAACTACTTCATGTTGAGACCAAGAACACTAAAAAAAAGATGTTCACTActtatttcactttttcttaaTTTAGTTTTGAAAACTCGAATCCAAACCCTCAAGAAAGGCTTGGGTGAAGAAGTCTACAGTGGGATCACAGACTGTGCCAGGTGAGCCTGGCACCCCCAGACCATAGTTGGGATGGTCACCTCCACACTGGCGTCCACCTTCACCAGTTCTAGAGACCAATTTTGTTGCTTTATTACACTGAGCTCTGGATCTCTTTGAAGTCTGTTCCTTTCTCTCACCCCTCCCTGGAAACAGGATGTACTGGAAGCTTTTTTCTCCTCCTTGCATCGCTACAGCCTCTGTCTCCCTAAGATTCTAGCCAGATCAAGCCTGTTTTCCAGAGCCTTTGCCCAATTGCTAAGTAAGCAAACTGCATATATATAATGGGTGGGGCGTGTCTCGCACACACCTGGGATCTGGCTATTGCTTTGGAAAGTGACACCTACTCTCAAGAAAGGGAGTACATGTTTAAGAAAGATGACGACTGAGGACTCCTTGCATGTGTTCCTCACTCTACCCACCAGGCTCTTCTTTCTCCCCAGGAAACTCTGGATCCAGGAGGGACCCTCTGCCTTCATGAAGGGAGCAGGCTGCCGGGCCCTTGTCATAGCACCTCTCTTTGGGATTGCCCAGGGAGTCTACTTCATTGGTATTGGAGAGCGAATCTTGAAGTTTTTGTAGTAGAGACAGCTGGTGCCCAAGTTTCTTTACTTGCTCCATCTTTCTGGCTCATTTTGCCTAGATTAGAGAGGGTCTAGGTAAAATGGCCCACTCATGTTGTACTTTGATCTCTAACTTGTAGTGCTACCTCAATCTGGGAAGAAGCAATCCTATTCTAAGAAGAATTAGAAGCAATTCTATTCTAAGAAGCAGGCTGGGTACAGCCCTGTGTTCTCCCTTCCTGGTACCACATTCATTTCCTTTGGAGGTCCAGCTACTGGGGACCTTCAGAAGCTTCTAACCAACTATTTTTCAACAATAACAAAACTGGTACCTGCTTAGGTTGTAGTAATTTCAAGACCTTAACAGTAAAGGTAGAAGGGTTGGTCCTACATTATACATCTCTAGTTCACTAAAACTCAGTACATGTGAGTTAGTTTGAGGATTTAATTTTGCTAATGCTGAATTAAGTAACTTATGGCTAGTCCTAACACTGATTGTGTTAGGGGGACCATGACAGCCCTCAAAGTTAGCAACTAGCCCGAAACCAAGCAGACCCTTTCAAGTCATGGCACTGGGCCGATTCCAATCGAAGAGGCTGGCAAAGTCAGCCAGCCTGCCTCAACTCTTCCTTCTGACCCATCGTCCCTATGTCCAAGGAACACTATGTGAAATAAAGTCAGCTGGTTACAATCTCATCTTGTCAACAGTAGGAGAAACAGGCTGCAATGAATAATGCCTGTCATCTTCCTTTCTGTGTCCATTTCAGAACATAACTACCTTAAAATAAACACTTGAAACAGTAAATATCACTTATTCTTCTAATTGTTACTCAGGATGAAGAACAATAGCCAAAGGGATAGTTTGTTTTTAAGTtacattgttgtttttttttttattagagaagttgtgggcttacagaacaatcatgcataaaatacagcattcccatataccacctttttttaacaccttgcattggtgtgaaacatctGTTACAACAGacgaaagcacattttaataatgatactattaactatagtccatggtttaactagggttcactgtgtagtgcagatCAACACTGGGCTTTGAGTCTTGAGTCTGTCACATAATAACGGCATCACCTTGAGGAACTGAGTTTGCTGTGACAGTTTCTCTCATGCGCCTCAATTCCTTCCCCCATAAGGCTGCTCTAGAGAAGAGAAATAATGTCACACAAGTGGGGTCAAGTCCTACAAACAAAATACCTGTTCCAGAAGTTATCTGTATTAGTCCCCACCAAATCTAAAATTCAGGTTAAGGAGGAAGAGGATGGTGCTAAAATAGTGGTTTCTTTCGTTACTAAGATGAGGCAGTCAAACAGACTCAAGttaaaattccagctctgccacgtATCAGCTGCAAGACCCTGGGCAGCATCTAGCAGTCAtctaagggaaaaataaatgggcAGTGCGAGGAAGAAAAGACCTTTGTGAAAAGATTTAGGCCTAGCACACAGAAACTTCCCCAAACccttagtttcctttcttttctgacttTGCTCAAGCTAATAATTCTCTCAATTAAgttgtaaaacttttatagaagaCAGATAATGGAAAATGGCTCTTTTTTAGGGACCTCAGTAAGAACTTTACTCTTTCAACCGATTAATTTGTAGtgccttgcaaaaaaaaaaaaaattacaattagaTCCACACAAAccttttgttttaataaacaaagcattttcatggcttagattttaaatcacatttacagataaggaaaacttCTAGGCCCAAACAGGTAACTATGAAGCTACTACAGCTGGAAGGAATGCATGCCCCACATGTGTTTTAGACTTAAAAGACAGAGCATACCACATATACCATTCTCTAGACTAGATGAGAAGAGCGGAAGACTCAGGGAAGTTCATGCAACCATCATCCAATCCCTTACCCTTCATGCTGCAGAACCAACTGAGAgttgtttaattttaaatgaactgAAGGTAGGCTCCTGATCATTTTAAGAGAACTTTTCTCCCATTGTTAACAACTGGGCCAAGGGCATTAGCTACAGAAGGGTATTCCATTAATAAGTACAGAACAATATTAGAACAGCAAAGAGGAAGTTACATAGATAATCGTGGTTCTTCAAATCTCAGAAACTTCCATATCATAGCAACAGAAGAGTGGAAAGAATTCTACCTCCTAAAGGCTTAGTCCAAAAACTTCCTGTTGGCATTTGCACCAAACAAGGCTCCCCGTACTTCTGGCATCATCTgtgaagaaataattttcttaaaaacatgTTGTCCTTTAGAGAACATGGAAAGACCTGCCCATTTTAATCATGGGTGGAAAGTCATTTACATCAATGTACATCAAATCTGCCCTTTACTTATGTGAAGCA
Above is a window of Choloepus didactylus isolate mChoDid1 chromosome 8, mChoDid1.pri, whole genome shotgun sequence DNA encoding:
- the SLC25A18 gene encoding mitochondrial glutamate carrier 2 isoform X1, coding for MSNQDLNVTVKLINGGVAGLVGVTCVFPIDLAKTRLQNQLGKDIYKGMIDCLMKTARAEGFFGMYRGAAVNLTLVTPEKAIKLAANDFFRQLLMEDGMQRNLKMEMLAGCGAGMCQVVVTCPMEMLKIQLQDAGRLATHPQGSAAAPSSSRSYSSGPAPTHKCTSATIIAWELLRTQGLPGLYKGLGATLLRDIPFSIIYFPLFANLNNLGFNELTGKASFAHSFVSGCAAGSVAAAAVTPLDVLKTRIQTLKKGLGEEVYSGITDCARKLWIQEGPSAFMKGAGCRALVIAPLFGIAQGVYFIGIGERILKFL
- the SLC25A18 gene encoding mitochondrial glutamate carrier 2 isoform X2 produces the protein MKTARAEGFFGMYRGAAVNLTLVTPEKAIKLAANDFFRQLLMEDGMQRNLKMEMLAGCGAGMCQVVVTCPMEMLKIQLQDAGRLATHPQGSAAAPSSSRSYSSGPAPTHKCTSATIIAWELLRTQGLPGLYKGLGATLLRDIPFSIIYFPLFANLNNLGFNELTGKASFAHSFVSGCAAGSVAAAAVTPLDVLKTRIQTLKKGLGEEVYSGITDCARKLWIQEGPSAFMKGAGCRALVIAPLFGIAQGVYFIGIGERILKFL